Proteins co-encoded in one Setaria viridis chromosome 9, Setaria_viridis_v4.0, whole genome shotgun sequence genomic window:
- the LOC140221155 gene encoding uncharacterized protein yields MRVRLQVGHMWEAVRYGDVDYDEDRRALDALIATVTPEMQFSLSQKRTAKEAWEAIAVARIGSDHARKSTLQALRKEWENLAFKPDEDVDDFALRLNTLLQKMVQYRDDTDGEERVVEKLLRCVLKKYKPIARSIESLLDLSRMSIEEAIGRLKVVDSDESQPPSGPVIIGRKLHFTQEQWEARQGDQKKREPSSSTGGRRRRKPCKAPKARGGAQGASSAAALLLHLDESRAHAFLGDGSSKDKTEGWCLDSGATQHMTGWWEFFTELDSSVRDIAKFGDASGVEIKGVGSVILIMYLF; encoded by the exons ATGAGGGTGAGGCTCCAGGTGGGGCACATGTGGGAGGCAGTCCGGTACGGTGACGTCGACTACGATGAGGATCGACGGGCGCTGGACGCCCTCATCGCTACAGTCACACCCGAGATGCAGTTCTCACTTTCCCAGAAGCGGACTGCCAAGGAGGCTTGGGAAGCCATCGCTGTGGCACGCATCGGCAGCGACCACGCTCGCAAGTCCACACTACAGGCACTTCGCAAGGAGTGGGAGAACCTGGCCTTCAAGCCAGATGAGGACGTTGATGACTTTGCTCTCCGTCTCAACACTCTGTTGCAGAAGATGGTGCAGTACAGAGATGACACCGACGGCGAGGAGAGAGTTGTCGAGAAGCTCCTCCGCTGTGTACTCAAGAAGTACAAGCCGATCGCTCGTTCGATCGAGTCTCTGCTGGACCTCTCCAGGATGTCGATCGAGGAGGCGATAGGTCGCCTCAAGgtcgtcgacagcgacgagtcaCAACCTCCCTCAGGGCCTGTCATCATTGGCAGGAAGCTCCATTTCACTCAGGAGCAGTGGGAGGCCCGCCAGGGTGATCAGAAGAAGagggagccttcttcctcgacaggcGGCCGCAGGCGCCGCAAGCCATGCAAGGCGCCCAAGGCACGAGGAGGCGCCcagggtg CGTCATCGGCCGCAGCgcttctcctccaccttgacgaGTCAAGGGCACATGCCTTCCTCGGCGACGGCTCCAGCAAAGATAAGACTGAGGGGTGGTGCCTGGACTCCGGCGCTACCCAGCACATGACCGGTTGGTGGGAGTTCTTCACCGAGCTTGACTCTAGCGTTCGAGACATCGCCAAGTTTGGGGATGCCTCCGGCGTAGAGATCAAGGGCGTTGGCTCCGTCATcttaatcatgtacttgttttAG